In Phycodurus eques isolate BA_2022a chromosome 23, UOR_Pequ_1.1, whole genome shotgun sequence, a genomic segment contains:
- the col4a6 gene encoding collagen alpha-6(IV) chain isoform X4 yields the protein MKLLFCVAAVVVAVRSTHAGDNSNELCSGLDCSGGCRCNPEKGARGHPGPLGEVGQSGAEGPRGSPGPVAPKGEKGHIGLKGPSGPKGDKGPMGVPGFQGNDGVLGHTGQQGGRGPPGLDGCNGTRGEPGYPGYGTGGPGQPGFAGPIGPKGQKGEPRYITDGGVTRLPGLPGEDGRPGTRGPDGPVGFAGPPGPEGYPGPPGPPGSPGPMGSRSDGYQGEKGDKGDLGLPGPSGTPGDGSLRSEQTLTIYKGDKGEPGPKGIRGFAGNRGPPNPFGFRGEFGEKGIPGYPGARGPPGFNGPPGLPGQQGYRGTPGFPGQPGYGGPKGDQGEPGLPGPPAFVSGPGTSVQGPPGEPGFNGLPGAPGDQGPPGFPGPPGPPGFGGFGSDRPASSGFPGTPGPKGEKGSPGVPGYGTEGLPGSPGLPGIPGPPGPQGLSISPGASVPGVPGLPGPRGPSGERGYKGFRGDPGDCNCIGGGSSGLPGPPGSPGANGSPGFTGPKGESGDAGSPGFGGLQGPPGRAGERGFLGRKGEKGVSYYTTFGFGVKGELGATGPRGPTGETGTPGRDGSPGFPGPPGPPGDAGIGTRGDRGFPGFPGSKGRPGGPGEPGAGFAGTPGFRGEPGEPGFSGLPGPPGLPGPRGENSCGEVIDSEEGTGQVLPCTIPGEVGLPGFPGVPGRPGPKGQPGLPGGPGRPGFDGAKGERGEPGFGGQPGPQGFPGPRGDGGVPGSPGQSFDGSRGKDGVPGRPGAKGQPGEVLGATAGPPGRDGFPGVPGDKGQPGTPGGAGPPGLNGRSGIPGRQGERGVDGFPGLPGPPGLPGDPTVEVPGPPGIDGSNGPRGSPGFPGRKGDRGDPGFPGPAGMKGTPGLPGTPGSPGSRGAPGPPGPGTRVGLPGIPGRKGERGFPGLTGFPGQPGRPGNPGFPGGKGVPGGPGRDGLSGGPGYTGQKGEPGLPGPAGPPGPPVSVVSGGRGDPGTPGGSGLPGFTGPRGDKGLPGQPGRQGLPGLPGFAEQSKGQPGQPGFPGQPGFPGGPGPKGEAGILGFPGMSGPRGDDGLPGIPGNPGQPGRPGTKGQPGESFGFPGAPGFKGQPGDSGFPGGRGNNGAPGDDGFPGSPGFPGVKGGPGEAGLPGIMGSPGYPGPKGQSGFPGPRAPDGTPGSPGGPGGPGPKGLPGSPGLDGLNGLRGPKGLPGTPGASGRARQGAPGIPGLKGERGVSYPGTPGFPGQKGERGESGGPGLTGFPGRPGLPGRSVGSDIPGPLGDPGLPGLDGEFGLTGPPGPPGPPGPGTDQGERGDPGLPGYPGTPGRKGEPGIPGGPGISGSPGFKGLQGDTGFSGGPGLKGFSGDPGYYGSKGAKGFRGPAGPKGRPGITLPGTFQQFERPFGDGGPPGGPGPRGFSGVPGQPGMPGHPGSKGRPGSVGKLGRTGSVGLPGPVGDPGPPGFPGPTGEQGLPGTVGRPGGPGSVGRSISIGYTLVKHSQNVQVPMCPQGMAKLWDGYSLLYVEGQEKAHNQDLGQPGSCLPRFSTIPFLYCSPNEVCYYASRNDKSYWLSTTAPIPMMPVAQIQIRPYISRCSVCEAPSQAVAVHSQDLTIPNCPPGWRSLWIGYSFLMHTAAGAEGGGQSLVSPGSCLEDFRATPFIECNGAKGTCHYFGNKYSFWLTTVDPNGEFVYSPAQETLKGGQERSKVSRCQVCSKVL from the exons GGGGACAATTCTAACGAGCTGTGTTCCGGTTTGGACTGCAGCGGAGGATGCAGGTGCAACCCGGAAAAGGGAGCCAGG GGTCATCCGGGGCCTCTCGGCGAGGTCGGGCAGAGTGGGGCAGAGGGGCCCCGCGGCAGCCCCGGGCCCGTAGCGCCCAAAGGTGAAAAGGGCCACATTGGCTTGAAAGGACCATCCGGCCCCAAAGGAGACAAA GGACCAATGGGAGTACCTGGATTTCAAGGAAACGATGGCGTCCTT GGTCACACCGGTCAGCAGGGTGGCAGAGGACCACCGGGACTGGACGGCTGTAACGGGACCAGAGGGGAGCCCGGGTATCCTGGCTACGGCACCGGCGGCCCCGGGCAACCTGGTTTTGCA GGACCCATCGGGCCGAAGGGTCAGAAAGGAGAACCTCGATACATCACTGATGGCGGCGTCACC cgTTTACCTGGCCTTCCAGGAGAAGACGGTCGCCCC GGCACCAGAGGTCCCGATGGTCCAGTTGGGTTTGCTGGTCCACCCGGGCCGGAAGGATATCCC GGCCCACCCGGTCCTCCCGGTTCACCAGGGCCGATG gggAGTCGTAGTGATGGATATCAAGGCGAGAAGGGAGACAAG GGCGACTTGGGTCTTCCGGGACCGAGTGGTACTCCAGGTGACGGATCTCTACGAAGTGAACAAACCCTCACGATCTACAAAGGAGATAAG GGTGAACCTGGACCGAAGGGGATTCGTGGATTCGCTGGAAACCGTGGGCCTCCT AACCCTTTTGGTTTCCGCGGGGAATTTGGAGAGAAAGGAATACCCGGATACCCAGGGGCGAGA GGTCCTCCGGGTTTTAACGGACCTCCCGGCCTGCCTGGACAACAG GGATACAGAGGGACTCCAGGATTCCCCGGGCAACCAGGATACGGCGGACCCAAG GGAGACCAGGGAGAACCCGGACTCCCAGGACCTCCCGCTTTTGTCAGCGGTCCAGGCACTTCTGTTCAAG GACCGCCAGGTGAACCAGGCTTTAACGGGCTTCCTGGTGCACCCGGTGACCAAGGACCTCCCGGGTTTCCAGGCCCACCAGGTCCTCCGGGATTTGGGGGGTTTGGTTCCG ATCGTCCCGCCAGCTCGGGTTTCCCAGGGACCCCGGGCCCGAAGGGGGAGAAAGGTAGCCCCGGCGTGCCTGGCTACGGCACAGAAGGACTCCCGGGCTCCCCTGGACTTCCAGGGATTCCAGGGCCTCCTGGACCTCAGGGCCTCTCCA TTTCACCCGGCGCGAGCGTTCCGGGGGTCCCGGGGCTGCCCGGTCCCCGGGGACCGTCGGGAGAGCGAGGATATAAAGGTTTCAGAG GGGATCCCGGTGACTGCAACTGTATCGGCGGCGGCTCCTCGGGGCTGCCCGGGCCACCCGGATCTCCCGGTGCCAACGGCAGCCCCGGCTTCACTGGGCCAAAGGGGGAGTCTGGTGACGCGGGCTCACCTGGCTTCGGTGGCCTTCAGGGACCTCCT GGCCGCGCCGGCGAACGTGGTTTCCTTGGCCGCAAGGGAGAAAAGGGGGTGTCTTACTACACCACTTTCGGTTTCGGAGTGAAGGGAGAGCTCGGAGCTACTGGGCCCAGAGGACCCACCGGAGAAACGGGTACACCGGGCAGGGACGGATCGCCGGGCTTCCCTGGACCCCCCGGTCCCCCA GGGGATGCCGGCATTGGCACGCGCGGAGACAGAGGTTTCCCGGGCTTCCCGGGATCCAAGGGGCGGCCCGGAGGGCCCGGCGAGCCCGGCGCCGGCTTTGCCGGCACGCCTGGTTTCCGAGGCGAGCCCGGAGAACCCGGTTTTTCCGGACTGCCGGGGCCACCAGGTTTGCCTGGACCAAGAG GCGAAAACAGCTGTGGAGAGGTTATTGACAGCGAAGAGGGAACGG GCCAAGTGCTTCCCTGCACCATCCCCGGTGAGGTCGGACTGCCCGGTTTTCCCGGTGTACCTGGACGACCAG GTCCCAAAGGTCAGCCGGGCTTGCCGGGAGGCCCTGGACGTCCAGGATTTGACGGCGCAAaaggagagagaggagagccCGGCTTTGGAGGGCAGCCCGGACCGCAAG GTTTCCCGGGACCCAGAGGGGACGGCGGAGTTCCCGGTAGCCCGGGACAAAGTTTTGACGGGAGCAGGGGGAAGGACGGTGTCCCGGGACGCCCTGGAGCCAAAGGCCAGCCTGGAGAAGTCCTGGGAGCCACAGCGGGGCCTCCGGGACGAGATGGTTTtcccggagtccccggagacaAGGGCCAGCCCGGGACACCGGGAGGGGCCGGACCACCCG GTCTTAACGGACGCTCGGGTATTCCTGGGCGTCAGGGCGAACGAGGAGTTGATGGTTTTCCTGGGCTCCCCGGTCCTCCTGGACTCCCAGGCGATCCAACCGTCGAAGTCCCCGGCCCGCCTGGAATCGATGGGAGCAATGGCCCCAGAGGCTCACCAG GTTTTCCTGGTCGAAAAGGAGACAGAGGAGACCCCGGTTTCCCAGGACCTGCTGGTATGAAGGGCACCCCAGGACTACCGGGTACCCCTGGCTCACCGGGGTCGAGGGGAGCACCCGGGCCTCCGGGACCAGGAACAAGGGTGGGATTACCGGGAATACCAGGAAGGAAGG GTGAGCGAGGTTTCCCAGGGTTGACGGGCTTCCCCGGACAACCGGGACGTCCTGGAAATCCAGGATTTCCTGGGGGTAAAGGAGTGCCCGGGGGGCCTGGAAGAGATGGACTTTCTGGGGGGCCCGGCTACACTGGACAGAAAG GTGAGCCAGGGTTACCCGGTCCCGCCGGCCCGCCCGGCCCTCCGGTTTCAGTTGTGTCTGGAGGCAGAGGAGACCCCGGAACCCCTGGAGGCAGTGGCCTTCCTGGCTTCACCGGACCAAGAG GTGACAAAGGGCTTCCAGGCCAGCCGGGTCGTCAGGGTCTGCCTGGACTTCCGGGTTTTGCCGAACAGAGTAAAGGGCAGCCGGGACAACCTGGTTTCCCAGGGCAGCCGGGATTTCCCGGCGGCCCAGGTCCTAAAGGTGAAGCTGGAATCCTGGGATTCCCTGGCATGTCTGGACCAAGG ggagACGACGGCTTACCTGGTATCCCTGGCAATCCTGGACAGCCTGGTCGTCCCGGTACCAAGG GTCAGCCTGGAGAGTCTTTTGGCTTTCCAGGAGCGCCAGGCTTTAAAGGGCAGCCCGGAGATTCAGGATTTCCAG GTGGTCGTGGCAATAATGGCGCTCCTGGTGATGACGGCTTCCCAGGAAGTCCTGGTTTCCCTGGAGTCAAGGGAGGACCTGGAGAAGCTGGATTGCCTGGAATAATGG GTTCACCTGGTTACCCCGGACCAAAAGGTCAGTCTGGTTTCCCCGGACCAAGAGCGCCAGATGGAACCCCTGGTTCGCCCGGAGGCCCAGGAGGTCCCGGACCTAAAG GTCTTCCTGGATCTCCTGGTTTGGACGGCCTTAACGGCCTCCGTGGACCTAAAGGCCTTCCTGGGACACCTG GGGCGAGTGGGAGAGCGCGCCAGGGTGCCCCTGGTATTCCGGGCTTGAAGGGCGAAAGAGGAGTCTCCTACCCAGGAACACCAGGTTTCCCAGGAcagaagggagagagaggagAGTCAG GTGGTCCTGGACTCACAGGATTTCCGGGTCGACCTGGACTCCCCGGTAGGTCAGTTGGCTCAGACATCCCAGGGCCATTGGGAGATCCCGGCCTCCCTGGACTGGATGGAGAGTTCG GTTTGACCGGTCCTCCGGGCCCTCCTGGGCCACCCGGCCCTGGCACAGACCAGGGAGAAAGGGGTGATCCTGGGCTCCCGGGTTACCCTGGAACccctggcaggaaaggagaacCAGGGATCCCCGGAGGCCCCGGAATCTCGGGCAGTCCTGGCTTCAAAG GACTACAAGGGGACACTGGATTCAGCGGCGGTCCAGGTCTTAAGGGTTTTTCTGGTGACCCAGGCTATTACGGAAGCAAAGGAGCCAAGGGCTTCCGAG GCCCTGCGGGTCCGAAGGGTCGCCCCGGTATCACACTCCCCGGGACATTTCAGCAGTTTGAGCGACCCTTCGGAGACGGCGGTCCTCCAGGTGGACCTGGACCCCGTGGTTTCTCTGGAGTGCCCGGTCAGCCTGGGATGCCTGGACATCCAG GTTCAAAGGGACGTCCCGGTTCTGTTGGTAAACTGGGCCGCACTGGTTCTGTTGGTCTGCCTGGACCAGTTGGTGACCCGGGTCCTCCGGGTTTCCCTGGACCCACTGGAGAACAAG GCCTTCCCGGTACCGTCGGTCGGCCCGGCGGTCCCGGCTCCGTGGGGCGCAGCATCAGTATCGGCTACACTCTGGTGAAGCACAGCCAAAACGTGCAGGTTCCAATGTGTCCTCAGGGCATGGCCAAGCTGTGGGACGGTTACAGCTTGCTTTACGTGGAGGGTCAAGAGAAGGCACACAACCAGGACCTCG GTCAGCCGGGGTCCTGCCTACCCAGGTTCAGCACCATCCCCTTCCTCTACTGCTCCCCCAACGAAGTGTGCTACTACGCCAGCCGCAATGACAAATCTTACTGGCTCTCCACCACCGCGCCCATCCCCATGATGCCCGTGGCCCAGATTCAGATTCGGCCTTACATCAGCAG GTGTTCGGTGTGCGAGGCGCCGTCTCAGGCGGTGGCAGTCCACAGTCAGGACTTGACCATTCCTAATTGCCCCCCTGGCTGGAGGAGTCTCTGGATAGGCTACTCCTTCCTCATG caCACAGCGGCCGGGGCCGAAGGCGGCGGCCAGTCCCTGGTGTCCCCCGGCTCGTGCCTGGAAGATTTCCGGGCGACGCCGTTCATTGAGTGCAACGGCGCCAAAGGGACGTGCCATTACTTCGGCAACAAGTACAGCTTCTGGCTGACCACGGTGGATCCCAACGGCGAGTTTGTCTACTCGCCGGCGCAGGAGACCCTGAAGGGAGGCCAGGAGCGCTCCAAAGTCAGCCGCTGCCAAGTGTGCAGCAAGGTCTTGTAG
- the col4a6 gene encoding collagen alpha-6(IV) chain isoform X2 produces the protein MNGRTGKEGDNSNELCSGLDCSGGCRCNPEKGARGHPGPLGEVGQSGAEGPRGSPGPVAPKGEKGHIGLKGPSGPKGDKGPMGVPGFQGNDGVLGHTGQQGGRGPPGLDGCNGTRGEPGYPGYGTGGPGQPGFAGPIGPKGQKGEPRYITDGGVTRLPGLPGEDGRPGTRGPDGPVGFAGPPGPEGYPGPPGPPGSPGPMGSRSDGYQGEKGDKGDLGLPGPSGTPGDGSLRSEQTLTIYKGDKGEPGPKGIRGFAGNRGPPNPFGFRGEFGEKGIPGYPGARGPPGFNGPPGLPGQQGYRGTPGFPGQPGYGGPKGDQGEPGLPGPPAFVSGPGTSVQGPPGEPGFNGLPGAPGDQGPPGFPGPPGPPGFGGFGSDRPASSGFPGTPGPKGEKGSPGVPGYGTEGLPGSPGLPGIPGPPGPQGLSSRPVEPCVIYHEGEKPTVSPGASVPGVPGLPGPRGPSGERGYKGFRGDPGDCNCIGGGSSGLPGPPGSPGANGSPGFTGPKGESGDAGSPGFGGLQGPPGRAGERGFLGRKGEKGVSYYTTFGFGVKGELGATGPRGPTGETGTPGRDGSPGFPGPPGPPGDAGIGTRGDRGFPGFPGSKGRPGGPGEPGAGFAGTPGFRGEPGEPGFSGLPGPPGLPGPRGENSCGEVIDSEEGTGQVLPCTIPGEVGLPGFPGVPGRPGPKGQPGLPGGPGRPGFDGAKGERGEPGFGGQPGPQGFPGPRGDGGVPGSPGQSFDGSRGKDGVPGRPGAKGQPGEVLGATAGPPGRDGFPGVPGDKGQPGTPGGAGPPGLNGRSGIPGRQGERGVDGFPGLPGPPGLPGDPTVEVPGPPGIDGSNGPRGSPGFPGRKGDRGDPGFPGPAGMKGTPGLPGTPGSPGSRGAPGPPGPGTRVGLPGIPGRKGERGFPGLTGFPGQPGRPGNPGFPGGKGVPGGPGRDGLSGGPGYTGQKGEPGLPGPAGPPGPPVSVVSGGRGDPGTPGGSGLPGFTGPRGDKGLPGQPGRQGLPGLPGFAEQSKGQPGQPGFPGQPGFPGGPGPKGEAGILGFPGMSGPRGDDGLPGIPGNPGQPGRPGTKGQPGESFGFPGAPGFKGQPGDSGFPGGRGNNGAPGDDGFPGSPGFPGVKGGPGEAGLPGIMGSPGYPGPKGQSGFPGPRAPDGTPGSPGGPGGPGPKGLPGSPGLDGLNGLRGPKGLPGTPGASGRARQGAPGIPGLKGERGVSYPGTPGFPGQKGERGESGGPGLTGFPGRPGLPGRSVGSDIPGPLGDPGLPGLDGEFGLTGPPGPPGPPGPGTDQGERGDPGLPGYPGTPGRKGEPGIPGGPGISGSPGFKGLQGDTGFSGGPGLKGFSGDPGYYGSKGAKGFRGPAGPKGRPGITLPGTFQQFERPFGDGGPPGGPGPRGFSGVPGQPGMPGHPGSKGRPGSVGKLGRTGSVGLPGPVGDPGPPGFPGPTGEQGLPGTVGRPGGPGSVGRSISIGYTLVKHSQNVQVPMCPQGMAKLWDGYSLLYVEGQEKAHNQDLGQPGSCLPRFSTIPFLYCSPNEVCYYASRNDKSYWLSTTAPIPMMPVAQIQIRPYISRCSVCEAPSQAVAVHSQDLTIPNCPPGWRSLWIGYSFLMHTAAGAEGGGQSLVSPGSCLEDFRATPFIECNGAKGTCHYFGNKYSFWLTTVDPNGEFVYSPAQETLKGGQERSKVSRCQVCSKVL, from the exons GGGGACAATTCTAACGAGCTGTGTTCCGGTTTGGACTGCAGCGGAGGATGCAGGTGCAACCCGGAAAAGGGAGCCAGG GGTCATCCGGGGCCTCTCGGCGAGGTCGGGCAGAGTGGGGCAGAGGGGCCCCGCGGCAGCCCCGGGCCCGTAGCGCCCAAAGGTGAAAAGGGCCACATTGGCTTGAAAGGACCATCCGGCCCCAAAGGAGACAAA GGACCAATGGGAGTACCTGGATTTCAAGGAAACGATGGCGTCCTT GGTCACACCGGTCAGCAGGGTGGCAGAGGACCACCGGGACTGGACGGCTGTAACGGGACCAGAGGGGAGCCCGGGTATCCTGGCTACGGCACCGGCGGCCCCGGGCAACCTGGTTTTGCA GGACCCATCGGGCCGAAGGGTCAGAAAGGAGAACCTCGATACATCACTGATGGCGGCGTCACC cgTTTACCTGGCCTTCCAGGAGAAGACGGTCGCCCC GGCACCAGAGGTCCCGATGGTCCAGTTGGGTTTGCTGGTCCACCCGGGCCGGAAGGATATCCC GGCCCACCCGGTCCTCCCGGTTCACCAGGGCCGATG gggAGTCGTAGTGATGGATATCAAGGCGAGAAGGGAGACAAG GGCGACTTGGGTCTTCCGGGACCGAGTGGTACTCCAGGTGACGGATCTCTACGAAGTGAACAAACCCTCACGATCTACAAAGGAGATAAG GGTGAACCTGGACCGAAGGGGATTCGTGGATTCGCTGGAAACCGTGGGCCTCCT AACCCTTTTGGTTTCCGCGGGGAATTTGGAGAGAAAGGAATACCCGGATACCCAGGGGCGAGA GGTCCTCCGGGTTTTAACGGACCTCCCGGCCTGCCTGGACAACAG GGATACAGAGGGACTCCAGGATTCCCCGGGCAACCAGGATACGGCGGACCCAAG GGAGACCAGGGAGAACCCGGACTCCCAGGACCTCCCGCTTTTGTCAGCGGTCCAGGCACTTCTGTTCAAG GACCGCCAGGTGAACCAGGCTTTAACGGGCTTCCTGGTGCACCCGGTGACCAAGGACCTCCCGGGTTTCCAGGCCCACCAGGTCCTCCGGGATTTGGGGGGTTTGGTTCCG ATCGTCCCGCCAGCTCGGGTTTCCCAGGGACCCCGGGCCCGAAGGGGGAGAAAGGTAGCCCCGGCGTGCCTGGCTACGGCACAGAAGGACTCCCGGGCTCCCCTGGACTTCCAGGGATTCCAGGGCCTCCTGGACCTCAGGGCCTCTCCA GCCGACCCGTTGAGCCCTGCGTCATCTATCACGAGGGGGAAAAGCCCACTG TTTCACCCGGCGCGAGCGTTCCGGGGGTCCCGGGGCTGCCCGGTCCCCGGGGACCGTCGGGAGAGCGAGGATATAAAGGTTTCAGAG GGGATCCCGGTGACTGCAACTGTATCGGCGGCGGCTCCTCGGGGCTGCCCGGGCCACCCGGATCTCCCGGTGCCAACGGCAGCCCCGGCTTCACTGGGCCAAAGGGGGAGTCTGGTGACGCGGGCTCACCTGGCTTCGGTGGCCTTCAGGGACCTCCT GGCCGCGCCGGCGAACGTGGTTTCCTTGGCCGCAAGGGAGAAAAGGGGGTGTCTTACTACACCACTTTCGGTTTCGGAGTGAAGGGAGAGCTCGGAGCTACTGGGCCCAGAGGACCCACCGGAGAAACGGGTACACCGGGCAGGGACGGATCGCCGGGCTTCCCTGGACCCCCCGGTCCCCCA GGGGATGCCGGCATTGGCACGCGCGGAGACAGAGGTTTCCCGGGCTTCCCGGGATCCAAGGGGCGGCCCGGAGGGCCCGGCGAGCCCGGCGCCGGCTTTGCCGGCACGCCTGGTTTCCGAGGCGAGCCCGGAGAACCCGGTTTTTCCGGACTGCCGGGGCCACCAGGTTTGCCTGGACCAAGAG GCGAAAACAGCTGTGGAGAGGTTATTGACAGCGAAGAGGGAACGG GCCAAGTGCTTCCCTGCACCATCCCCGGTGAGGTCGGACTGCCCGGTTTTCCCGGTGTACCTGGACGACCAG GTCCCAAAGGTCAGCCGGGCTTGCCGGGAGGCCCTGGACGTCCAGGATTTGACGGCGCAAaaggagagagaggagagccCGGCTTTGGAGGGCAGCCCGGACCGCAAG GTTTCCCGGGACCCAGAGGGGACGGCGGAGTTCCCGGTAGCCCGGGACAAAGTTTTGACGGGAGCAGGGGGAAGGACGGTGTCCCGGGACGCCCTGGAGCCAAAGGCCAGCCTGGAGAAGTCCTGGGAGCCACAGCGGGGCCTCCGGGACGAGATGGTTTtcccggagtccccggagacaAGGGCCAGCCCGGGACACCGGGAGGGGCCGGACCACCCG GTCTTAACGGACGCTCGGGTATTCCTGGGCGTCAGGGCGAACGAGGAGTTGATGGTTTTCCTGGGCTCCCCGGTCCTCCTGGACTCCCAGGCGATCCAACCGTCGAAGTCCCCGGCCCGCCTGGAATCGATGGGAGCAATGGCCCCAGAGGCTCACCAG GTTTTCCTGGTCGAAAAGGAGACAGAGGAGACCCCGGTTTCCCAGGACCTGCTGGTATGAAGGGCACCCCAGGACTACCGGGTACCCCTGGCTCACCGGGGTCGAGGGGAGCACCCGGGCCTCCGGGACCAGGAACAAGGGTGGGATTACCGGGAATACCAGGAAGGAAGG GTGAGCGAGGTTTCCCAGGGTTGACGGGCTTCCCCGGACAACCGGGACGTCCTGGAAATCCAGGATTTCCTGGGGGTAAAGGAGTGCCCGGGGGGCCTGGAAGAGATGGACTTTCTGGGGGGCCCGGCTACACTGGACAGAAAG GTGAGCCAGGGTTACCCGGTCCCGCCGGCCCGCCCGGCCCTCCGGTTTCAGTTGTGTCTGGAGGCAGAGGAGACCCCGGAACCCCTGGAGGCAGTGGCCTTCCTGGCTTCACCGGACCAAGAG GTGACAAAGGGCTTCCAGGCCAGCCGGGTCGTCAGGGTCTGCCTGGACTTCCGGGTTTTGCCGAACAGAGTAAAGGGCAGCCGGGACAACCTGGTTTCCCAGGGCAGCCGGGATTTCCCGGCGGCCCAGGTCCTAAAGGTGAAGCTGGAATCCTGGGATTCCCTGGCATGTCTGGACCAAGG ggagACGACGGCTTACCTGGTATCCCTGGCAATCCTGGACAGCCTGGTCGTCCCGGTACCAAGG GTCAGCCTGGAGAGTCTTTTGGCTTTCCAGGAGCGCCAGGCTTTAAAGGGCAGCCCGGAGATTCAGGATTTCCAG GTGGTCGTGGCAATAATGGCGCTCCTGGTGATGACGGCTTCCCAGGAAGTCCTGGTTTCCCTGGAGTCAAGGGAGGACCTGGAGAAGCTGGATTGCCTGGAATAATGG GTTCACCTGGTTACCCCGGACCAAAAGGTCAGTCTGGTTTCCCCGGACCAAGAGCGCCAGATGGAACCCCTGGTTCGCCCGGAGGCCCAGGAGGTCCCGGACCTAAAG GTCTTCCTGGATCTCCTGGTTTGGACGGCCTTAACGGCCTCCGTGGACCTAAAGGCCTTCCTGGGACACCTG GGGCGAGTGGGAGAGCGCGCCAGGGTGCCCCTGGTATTCCGGGCTTGAAGGGCGAAAGAGGAGTCTCCTACCCAGGAACACCAGGTTTCCCAGGAcagaagggagagagaggagAGTCAG GTGGTCCTGGACTCACAGGATTTCCGGGTCGACCTGGACTCCCCGGTAGGTCAGTTGGCTCAGACATCCCAGGGCCATTGGGAGATCCCGGCCTCCCTGGACTGGATGGAGAGTTCG GTTTGACCGGTCCTCCGGGCCCTCCTGGGCCACCCGGCCCTGGCACAGACCAGGGAGAAAGGGGTGATCCTGGGCTCCCGGGTTACCCTGGAACccctggcaggaaaggagaacCAGGGATCCCCGGAGGCCCCGGAATCTCGGGCAGTCCTGGCTTCAAAG GACTACAAGGGGACACTGGATTCAGCGGCGGTCCAGGTCTTAAGGGTTTTTCTGGTGACCCAGGCTATTACGGAAGCAAAGGAGCCAAGGGCTTCCGAG GCCCTGCGGGTCCGAAGGGTCGCCCCGGTATCACACTCCCCGGGACATTTCAGCAGTTTGAGCGACCCTTCGGAGACGGCGGTCCTCCAGGTGGACCTGGACCCCGTGGTTTCTCTGGAGTGCCCGGTCAGCCTGGGATGCCTGGACATCCAG GTTCAAAGGGACGTCCCGGTTCTGTTGGTAAACTGGGCCGCACTGGTTCTGTTGGTCTGCCTGGACCAGTTGGTGACCCGGGTCCTCCGGGTTTCCCTGGACCCACTGGAGAACAAG GCCTTCCCGGTACCGTCGGTCGGCCCGGCGGTCCCGGCTCCGTGGGGCGCAGCATCAGTATCGGCTACACTCTGGTGAAGCACAGCCAAAACGTGCAGGTTCCAATGTGTCCTCAGGGCATGGCCAAGCTGTGGGACGGTTACAGCTTGCTTTACGTGGAGGGTCAAGAGAAGGCACACAACCAGGACCTCG GTCAGCCGGGGTCCTGCCTACCCAGGTTCAGCACCATCCCCTTCCTCTACTGCTCCCCCAACGAAGTGTGCTACTACGCCAGCCGCAATGACAAATCTTACTGGCTCTCCACCACCGCGCCCATCCCCATGATGCCCGTGGCCCAGATTCAGATTCGGCCTTACATCAGCAG GTGTTCGGTGTGCGAGGCGCCGTCTCAGGCGGTGGCAGTCCACAGTCAGGACTTGACCATTCCTAATTGCCCCCCTGGCTGGAGGAGTCTCTGGATAGGCTACTCCTTCCTCATG caCACAGCGGCCGGGGCCGAAGGCGGCGGCCAGTCCCTGGTGTCCCCCGGCTCGTGCCTGGAAGATTTCCGGGCGACGCCGTTCATTGAGTGCAACGGCGCCAAAGGGACGTGCCATTACTTCGGCAACAAGTACAGCTTCTGGCTGACCACGGTGGATCCCAACGGCGAGTTTGTCTACTCGCCGGCGCAGGAGACCCTGAAGGGAGGCCAGGAGCGCTCCAAAGTCAGCCGCTGCCAAGTGTGCAGCAAGGTCTTGTAG